From the Bacteriovorax sp. Seq25_V genome, one window contains:
- a CDS encoding ABC transporter permease gives MEVVKSKIVTYVEDIGSIVIKNVEGLGKIFRFIYEFFYWSIRPPFRRKLFFEQMHFIGNKSLFIIILAGSFTGMVMAYQTYFGFKLINVDSLVGPVTALTLAKELAPVLAGLIVAGRAGAAMAAQIGTMKVTEQIDALEVMGVNSIQYLAVPRIIAGTLSLPLLTIVFQFVGNIGSFIVGTKALSIDEAMYFSKVSDFMFIGDIMQGVIKAFFFGFVVSVIGTYFGFSVTKGAEGVGKGTNLAVVWGMISVLVLDYFLTSFLIQIL, from the coding sequence CGAAGATATAGGTTCAATTGTTATAAAAAATGTTGAAGGTTTGGGAAAAATCTTTCGTTTTATTTATGAGTTTTTCTATTGGTCAATAAGGCCACCATTTCGTCGTAAGCTTTTCTTTGAGCAAATGCACTTCATTGGTAATAAGAGTTTATTCATTATTATTTTAGCCGGATCATTCACTGGAATGGTTATGGCCTATCAGACGTATTTTGGATTCAAGCTTATTAACGTTGATTCTCTTGTTGGTCCGGTGACAGCACTGACTCTTGCAAAAGAGCTTGCACCTGTTCTCGCTGGTCTTATTGTTGCTGGGCGAGCTGGTGCAGCGATGGCCGCACAAATTGGAACAATGAAAGTAACTGAGCAAATTGATGCTCTAGAAGTTATGGGTGTTAATAGTATTCAGTATCTTGCTGTCCCAAGAATTATAGCAGGAACTTTGAGTCTTCCATTATTAACAATCGTTTTTCAGTTTGTTGGAAATATAGGCTCATTTATTGTTGGAACAAAAGCTCTGTCTATTGATGAGGCTATGTACTTTTCAAAAGTTTCTGACTTTATGTTTATCGGCGATATCATGCAAGGGGTGATCAAGGCCTTCTTCTTTGGCTTTGTTGTTTCTGTTATTGGAACTTACTTTGGCTTCTCTGTTACTAAAGGAGCGGAGGGAGTTGGTAAGGGAACAAACCTTGCTGTTGTATGGGGAATGATTTCAGTCTTGGTTCTTGATTATTTCCTCACAAGTTTTTTAATTCAAATTTTATAA